A window of Thermosynechococcus sp. NK55a contains these coding sequences:
- a CDS encoding YadA-like family protein produces MGFANFAQTDDSSAMGFANQALGANSTAVGFANQAVGARSTAMGFVNQAQGDNSTAVGMQNSANALNATAMGMQNQALGNDSTAMGRSNTAQLRGTAVGFQNQALGDDSTAMGRSNTAQLRGTAVGFQNQALGDDSTAMGRSNTAQLRGTAVGFQNQALGDDSTAMGSGNQAQGNDSTAMGSGNQAQGNDSTAMGRSNTAQLRGTAVGFQNQAQGDDSTAMGSGNQALGVDSTAMGRSNTAPQFRGTAVGFQNQALGDDSTAMGSGNQALGDDSTAMGRSNTAQLRGTAVGFQNQAQGNDSTAMGSGNQAQGNDSTAMGRSNTAQLRGTAVGFQNQAQGNDSTAMGSGNQATGTASIAIGNQSVANSNNSIAIGSTASAGAVDGIAIGRNAQVTAPNSVAIGAGSVANGANTVSVGALGQERKVVNVAPGIIAPTSTDAINGSQLSALINQLFATGICSITGATVTCGNIALGNGANPTGVGAIAIGNNAATNANNAIALGPSSQALHPNSVAIGAGSVTTAANTVSVGAPGAERRITNVATPILPTDAVNKAYVDGIGAVALGAANAYTDAQVNQLRGEAFAGIASAAALLPIVPARSGETTFNIGFGSYSGYSAVGVAMAHQAGPIVIDAGASFSSAGSPLVRLGLGFRF; encoded by the coding sequence ATGGGGTTTGCTAACTTTGCCCAAACGGACGATAGCAGCGCAATGGGGTTTGCTAACCAAGCTCTAGGAGCCAACAGCACTGCTGTGGGGTTTGCTAACCAAGCTGTAGGAGCCAGGAGCACAGCAATGGGGTTTGTTAACCAAGCTCAAGGCGACAACAGCACTGCTGTGGGGATGCAGAACTCAGCCAATGCTCTCAATGCCACTGCGATGGGGATGCAAAACCAAGCCCTAGGGAACGACAGCACAGCAATGGGACGTAGCAACACGGCACAACTCCGCGGCACCGCTGTTGGCTTCCAGAACCAAGCCCTAGGGGACGATAGCACAGCAATGGGACGTAGCAACACGGCACAACTCCGCGGCACCGCTGTTGGCTTCCAGAACCAAGCCCTAGGGGACGATAGCACAGCAATGGGACGTAGCAACACGGCACAACTCCGCGGCACCGCTGTTGGCTTCCAGAACCAAGCCCTAGGGGACGATAGCACAGCAATGGGGTCTGGTAACCAAGCCCAAGGGAACGACAGCACAGCAATGGGGTCTGGTAACCAAGCCCAAGGGAACGACAGCACAGCAATGGGACGTAGCAACACGGCACAACTCCGCGGCACCGCTGTTGGCTTCCAGAACCAAGCCCAAGGCGACGACAGCACAGCAATGGGGTCTGGTAACCAAGCCCTAGGGGTCGATAGCACAGCAATGGGACGTAGCAACACGGCACCACAATTCCGCGGCACCGCTGTTGGCTTCCAGAACCAAGCCCTAGGGGACGACAGCACAGCAATGGGGTCTGGTAACCAAGCCCTAGGGGACGACAGCACAGCAATGGGACGTAGCAACACGGCACAACTCCGCGGCACCGCTGTTGGCTTCCAGAACCAAGCCCAAGGGAACGACAGCACAGCAATGGGGTCTGGTAACCAAGCCCAAGGGAACGACAGCACAGCAATGGGGCGTAGCAACACGGCACAACTCCGCGGCACCGCTGTTGGCTTCCAGAACCAAGCCCAAGGGAACGACAGCACAGCAATGGGGTCTGGTAACCAGGCGACTGGCACGGCAAGTATTGCAATAGGCAATCAAAGTGTTGCAAATTCCAATAACAGTATCGCTATAGGCTCCACAGCTTCCGCCGGCGCTGTGGATGGAATTGCCATTGGTCGAAATGCCCAAGTCACTGCTCCCAACAGTGTGGCCATTGGTGCCGGTTCAGTGGCCAACGGAGCCAATACAGTTTCTGTTGGTGCTCTTGGCCAAGAGCGAAAAGTAGTTAATGTTGCTCCTGGTATCATTGCACCAACAAGTACTGATGCAATTAATGGCAGCCAGCTTTCTGCGCTCATTAATCAACTATTTGCCACCGGTATTTGCTCGATTACGGGTGCAACGGTAACCTGTGGAAACATTGCCTTGGGAAATGGGGCAAATCCTACTGGCGTGGGCGCGATCGCTATCGGTAATAATGCCGCAACCAATGCTAATAACGCGATCGCCCTCGGCCCATCATCCCAGGCTCTTCATCCTAATAGTGTGGCCATTGGTGCCGGCTCTGTTACCACCGCAGCAAATACCGTTTCGGTGGGTGCCCCTGGTGCTGAACGTCGGATTACCAATGTCGCTACCCCCATTTTACCCACCGATGCCGTCAACAAAGCCTATGTTGATGGTATCGGAGCAGTGGCCCTAGGAGCCGCCAATGCCTATACCGATGCGCAAGTTAATCAATTACGGGGCGAAGCTTTTGCGGGTATTGCTTCTGCGGCTGCCCTATTGCCCATTGTGCCGGCGCGCTCTGGTGAAACAACATTTAACATTGGTTTTGGGTCCTATAGCGGCTATAGTGCTGTAGGGGTGGCCATGGCCCATCAAGCAGGTCCAATTGTCATTGATGCTGGCGCCAGTTTCTCGAGTGCCGGATCGCCACTAGTTCGCCTTGGTCTGGGTTTTCGGTTTTAG
- a CDS encoding serine hydrolase yields MTFFRANTYLTDLVMRTLQATWQHFPWLGQEDIALTLLVYPPPIPVNTGGALTATEFWQYLIPGAHYRGDVPMYPASVVKLFYLVACHEWLHSGMLQPDAELERAMRDMIVDSSNDATSLVVDMLTGTTSGPVLPPEPFRTWQYQRNIVNRYFQSLGWPELTHINVNQKTWCDGPYGREQEFVGRDRRNANRLTTNATAKLIHSIVGGVAVAASASQAMMELMERSLDPELLAEDPENQVQGFLGEGLPPGTKLWSKAGLTSWVRHDAAYIELPDRCPYTLVVFTENSTASKNTEVLPFISRQIASGIPTLEGAGVL; encoded by the coding sequence ATGACTTTTTTTCGGGCCAACACCTATCTCACAGATTTGGTGATGCGGACGCTCCAGGCGACATGGCAACACTTTCCTTGGCTAGGCCAAGAGGACATTGCCCTGACCTTGCTGGTGTATCCACCACCCATTCCGGTGAATACGGGCGGAGCGCTTACGGCAACAGAATTTTGGCAGTACTTGATTCCCGGCGCTCACTATCGCGGCGATGTGCCGATGTACCCGGCTAGTGTGGTGAAACTGTTTTATCTTGTGGCTTGCCATGAGTGGCTCCACAGTGGCATGCTCCAGCCCGATGCGGAATTGGAACGCGCCATGCGGGATATGATTGTGGATTCCAGCAACGATGCCACCAGCTTAGTGGTGGATATGCTCACGGGAACCACCAGTGGCCCAGTCCTGCCGCCGGAGCCCTTTCGGACGTGGCAATACCAGCGCAATATCGTCAATCGCTATTTTCAGTCCTTGGGGTGGCCAGAGCTAACGCATATCAACGTGAATCAAAAAACATGGTGTGATGGCCCCTATGGACGAGAGCAGGAATTTGTCGGGCGCGATCGCCGGAATGCCAATCGTCTGACAACCAATGCCACGGCCAAGTTAATCCACAGTATTGTTGGCGGCGTTGCGGTTGCTGCCAGCGCCAGTCAAGCGATGATGGAACTGATGGAGCGATCGCTGGATCCAGAGCTTTTGGCTGAGGATCCAGAAAACCAAGTCCAGGGATTTTTGGGGGAAGGGCTACCTCCAGGGACAAAGCTGTGGTCAAAGGCGGGACTCACCAGTTGGGTGCGCCATGATGCGGCCTATATTGAACTCCCGGATCGCTGCCCCTATACCTTGGTGGTCTTTACGGAAAATTCCACTGCCAGTAAAAATACAGAGGTACTGCCCTTCATTTCCCGTCAGATTGCCAGTGGCATTCCCACCCTAGAGGGCGCCGGAGTACTGTAG
- a CDS encoding two partner secretion system extracellular component produces the protein MVSKNSLSPYLAAAVGLLATPFYAVLPALGQTRDCGNPIPPLFPFFNSTAGTANDNLICGSRNSPLAGLIRAIAVGIENTVRNANTEITAVGARNTVESVNAQNHALGSNNQIGTPGGLTPANQDVGNNNTAVGAENTVATTGTPSGIGSFPNAARNNNTAVGYQNIADGTASTTGSNNTALGMQNQAIGDNNTAVGMQNQAQGTNSTAVGMQNSANAVNATAMGMQNNYNSLTNT, from the coding sequence ATGGTAAGCAAAAATTCCCTTTCCCCCTATCTTGCTGCTGCTGTCGGTCTTTTGGCCACTCCATTCTATGCAGTTCTGCCAGCCCTTGGCCAAACAAGAGACTGCGGAAACCCTATTCCTCCTCTTTTTCCTTTTTTCAACTCCACAGCAGGCACCGCCAATGACAACCTCATTTGTGGTTCCCGGAATTCCCCTTTAGCTGGGTTAATACGCGCAATAGCAGTTGGCATAGAAAACACAGTGCGAAATGCCAATACGGAAATCACTGCAGTTGGTGCTAGGAACACAGTAGAAAGTGTCAATGCACAGAACCACGCACTGGGCTCTAATAATCAAATTGGAACCCCTGGTGGACTTACTCCCGCCAACCAGGACGTTGGAAATAACAACACAGCAGTAGGAGCAGAGAATACCGTTGCCACTACCGGTACACCCTCCGGAATTGGGTCATTCCCTAACGCTGCTCGCAATAACAATACCGCTGTTGGCTACCAAAACATCGCTGACGGCACTGCCTCAACTACTGGGAGTAATAATACAGCCCTTGGTATGCAGAACCAAGCTATAGGCGACAACAATACGGCCGTGGGGATGCAGAACCAAGCCCAAGGGACCAACAGCACAGCCGTGGGGATGCAGAACTCAGCCAATGCTGTCAATGCCACTGCGATGGGGATGCAAAATAACTACAATTCTTTGACAAACACCTAA
- a CDS encoding GTP-binding protein, producing the protein MTTTLSDPSPKMQAEKHGLPVTIITGFLGSGKTTLLNHILTNQEGLKTAVLVNEFGEIGIDNQLLVSQDEGMVELSNGCICCTINNDLVNAVYRVLERPDKVDYLVVETTGLADPLPVALTFLGTDLRDLTRLDSIITVVDAENFSLDLFNSSAAQSQIAYGDIILLNKADLVTEERLQELERRIHEMREGARIIRTVKAQVPLPLILSVGLFQSDRYFHPEHEHPERDHDHDHDHGCDEHCDHDHHHPHHSNHLEEDGFTSVSFQSDRPFELRKFQYFLDHQLPQSVFRAKGILWFKESPRRHVFHLSGKRFSLDDEEWKGDRKNQLVLIGQNLDHATLLNQLAACVTDA; encoded by the coding sequence ATGACAACTACCCTTTCTGATCCCTCTCCCAAAATGCAGGCTGAAAAACACGGTCTGCCTGTCACCATCATCACTGGTTTTTTGGGGAGTGGCAAAACAACCCTCTTAAACCATATTCTCACAAACCAAGAAGGCCTCAAAACCGCTGTACTCGTCAATGAATTTGGCGAGATTGGCATTGATAACCAGCTTTTGGTGTCCCAAGATGAGGGCATGGTGGAGCTCAGCAACGGCTGTATCTGCTGCACTATCAACAACGACTTGGTGAATGCCGTCTATCGGGTTCTTGAGCGGCCCGACAAGGTGGACTATTTGGTGGTGGAAACAACGGGATTGGCGGATCCGTTGCCGGTGGCTCTAACCTTTCTGGGGACCGATCTGCGGGATCTCACCCGCTTGGACTCGATTATTACCGTGGTGGATGCGGAGAACTTTAGTCTGGATCTTTTCAATAGCAGTGCTGCCCAAAGCCAAATTGCCTACGGTGACATTATTCTGCTCAACAAAGCAGATCTAGTCACCGAGGAACGCTTGCAGGAGCTCGAACGGCGAATTCACGAGATGCGGGAGGGGGCACGGATTATTCGCACCGTGAAGGCACAGGTACCGCTGCCCTTGATTTTGAGTGTGGGATTGTTTCAGAGCGATCGCTACTTTCATCCTGAACACGAGCACCCTGAGCGCGACCACGATCATGATCACGATCATGGGTGTGATGAACATTGCGATCATGATCATCATCACCCTCATCACTCCAATCACCTTGAGGAGGATGGCTTTACCTCTGTCTCTTTCCAGAGCGATCGCCCCTTTGAACTGCGAAAATTCCAGTATTTTCTTGACCACCAACTCCCCCAATCCGTCTTTCGCGCCAAGGGCATTCTTTGGTTTAAGGAAAGTCCCCGCCGCCATGTCTTTCACCTCAGTGGTAAGCGCTTTAGCCTCGATGATGAGGAATGGAAGGGCGATCGCAAAAATCAACTGGTTCTCATTGGCCAGAACTTAGATCATGCAACCCTACTGAACCAGTTGGCCGCCTGTGTCACTGATGCATAA
- a CDS encoding DUF2993 domain-containing protein, which yields MSSTSPEMAEALVASSPVAERGLIPRVLRPALQWWLSSQLEQATGLEIEIQGGDRQLLRGYLPHVRIAAATASYRGIQLRQAAVQAEQIQINLGQVLRGQPLKLLAPVPLRGELVLSQADLNASLRAPLLQSGLRELLKLLHQRGLGKPGVDLQEWQLLHTQGELGTGCLKLRFSMVNAQGEQGDWHLMTHVRLQDERTLCLEKVHWQGEREIHPTVTIDLGDGVAIQELRLEAAALRVQGMVCIYP from the coding sequence ATGTCGTCAACGTCGCCAGAAATGGCTGAGGCTTTGGTTGCTTCATCTCCTGTTGCTGAGCGGGGGCTGATTCCACGGGTATTGCGACCGGCACTGCAGTGGTGGTTATCCTCACAGCTAGAGCAGGCAACCGGACTGGAAATTGAGATTCAAGGGGGCGATCGCCAGCTATTGCGGGGGTACTTACCGCACGTGCGCATTGCCGCAGCAACAGCCAGTTATCGCGGGATTCAATTGCGCCAAGCGGCAGTCCAAGCAGAACAGATTCAGATTAATCTAGGGCAGGTGTTGCGGGGCCAACCCCTAAAACTATTGGCACCCGTGCCGCTGCGGGGCGAACTGGTTCTCAGCCAAGCCGATCTGAACGCCTCCTTGCGGGCCCCCCTCCTGCAATCCGGCCTACGGGAACTACTGAAGTTGCTCCATCAGCGGGGCTTGGGCAAGCCGGGAGTGGATCTCCAAGAGTGGCAACTGCTGCATACACAGGGAGAATTGGGGACTGGCTGCCTCAAACTGAGGTTCTCGATGGTGAATGCCCAAGGAGAGCAGGGGGATTGGCATCTCATGACCCATGTGCGCTTGCAGGATGAACGGACGCTCTGCTTAGAAAAGGTGCACTGGCAAGGGGAACGTGAGATTCACCCCACGGTGACCATTGATTTGGGTGATGGGGTCGCTATTCAAGAGTTGCGGCTAGAAGCGGCTGCCCTCAGGGTACAGGGAATGGTTTGCATTTATCCCTAG
- a CDS encoding phosphoribosylanthranilate isomerase encodes MLNATTPVKIAVKICGLTLPEQAIAIAQMGVSALGFISVPHSPRYVSPPTIADICRQLPPSVLTVAVVANLDFEALANLVTTTGVQALQLHGSESPEFCQSVRQTFPHIVLIKALRVRSAATLTEIAAYTPIVDRILLDAYHPQQLGGTGQPFDWTLLKELHIPCPWWLAGGITPENCRQAIAQTQPQGIDLASGVESRPGVKDLGRVAALLSNLGINANHSLYPEGSRF; translated from the coding sequence ATGCTTAACGCAACCACCCCTGTAAAAATTGCCGTCAAAATTTGTGGTTTGACCCTGCCCGAGCAGGCGATCGCGATCGCCCAAATGGGTGTCAGTGCCCTTGGCTTCATTAGTGTCCCCCATTCGCCCCGCTACGTCAGCCCCCCAACCATTGCAGACATTTGTCGGCAGTTGCCCCCTTCCGTGCTGACGGTAGCTGTTGTCGCCAATCTTGATTTCGAGGCATTAGCCAATTTAGTCACAACCACAGGGGTACAAGCGCTACAGCTCCATGGCAGTGAATCGCCTGAATTTTGCCAATCGGTGCGCCAGACCTTCCCTCATATCGTGCTCATCAAAGCCCTGCGGGTGCGATCGGCGGCCACCCTCACCGAGATTGCCGCCTACACCCCGATTGTAGATCGCATTCTCTTGGATGCTTACCATCCACAGCAGTTGGGGGGCACGGGTCAACCCTTTGACTGGACGCTACTTAAAGAGTTACACATTCCTTGCCCTTGGTGGCTGGCGGGGGGCATTACACCCGAAAATTGCCGTCAGGCGATCGCTCAAACCCAGCCCCAAGGAATTGACCTTGCCAGTGGGGTGGAAAGTCGGCCGGGGGTCAAGGATTTAGGGCGCGTGGCAGCGTTGCTGAGCAACCTAGGGATAAATGCAAACCATTCCCTGTACCCTGAGGGCAGCCGCTTCTAG
- the pyk gene encoding pyruvate kinase, whose product MSNQPLQRRTKIVATIGPAVSHPDKLRAIIQAGATTLRLNFSHGTHDDHQRSIRLIRQISYELGQPVGILQDLQGPKIRLGRFEHGSISLKRGDRFTLTSRPIMGNQHISSITYPPLAQEVPAGATILLDDGRVEMFVEEVDKEAGELHCQVVVGGTLSNAKGVNFPGVYLSIKALTEKDREDLMFGLNQGVDWVALSFVRNPQDVLEIKELIANAGKQVPVIAKIEKHEAIEQMDAILSLCDGVMVARGDLGVELPAEDVPILQKRLIAAANRLGIPVITATQMLDSMVKSPRPTRAEISDVANAILDGTDAVMLSNETAMGEYPVEAVKMMATIAARIDNQPQLRQPPGAESTAVRSIPNAISQAVGQVAAQLHAKAIITQTKTGATARNVSKFRPQIPILAATPHIEVARRLQLVWGVEPLLTLDHPSMRESFQAAINAAQERGFLEEGDLVVMTAGTLQGVSGSTDMIKVELVTSVMGRGCGIGHGSVSGPARVVRQGMPVRTFNSGEILVAERTSAELVEVIRKAAGIITEEDSLTSHAAVLGLRLGIPVIVGVKNATRLIREGTILTMDVERGLVYSGARNGGERSPE is encoded by the coding sequence ATGTCGAACCAGCCGTTGCAACGCCGCACCAAAATTGTCGCCACCATTGGTCCAGCAGTCAGTCACCCCGACAAATTGCGCGCCATTATTCAAGCGGGAGCAACCACCCTGCGTCTAAACTTTTCCCATGGTACCCATGACGATCACCAGCGCAGCATTCGCCTAATTCGCCAAATTTCCTACGAACTCGGGCAACCGGTGGGCATTTTGCAGGACTTGCAAGGCCCCAAGATTCGCCTTGGGCGGTTTGAGCATGGCTCCATTTCCCTGAAGCGGGGCGATCGCTTTACCCTCACGAGTCGCCCTATCATGGGCAATCAGCACATTAGCTCGATTACCTATCCCCCCTTGGCTCAAGAGGTGCCCGCCGGTGCCACGATTTTGCTCGACGATGGCCGCGTGGAAATGTTCGTGGAAGAAGTGGATAAAGAAGCGGGTGAGCTCCATTGCCAAGTGGTTGTTGGGGGCACGCTCTCCAATGCCAAGGGTGTGAACTTTCCGGGGGTTTACCTCTCGATTAAAGCCTTGACAGAGAAAGATCGCGAAGATCTGATGTTTGGCCTCAATCAAGGGGTAGATTGGGTGGCTCTCAGCTTTGTTCGCAATCCCCAAGATGTACTGGAGATCAAAGAACTGATTGCCAACGCTGGGAAGCAGGTGCCAGTCATTGCCAAAATCGAAAAGCACGAGGCGATTGAGCAGATGGATGCCATTCTCTCCCTCTGTGATGGCGTCATGGTGGCCCGGGGTGATCTGGGGGTTGAATTGCCCGCCGAAGATGTGCCGATTCTGCAAAAACGGCTGATCGCTGCCGCCAACCGCTTGGGCATCCCGGTCATTACGGCCACACAAATGCTCGACAGCATGGTGAAAAGCCCTCGTCCTACCCGTGCAGAGATTTCCGATGTCGCCAATGCCATTCTCGATGGCACTGATGCCGTGATGCTCTCCAATGAAACGGCGATGGGGGAATACCCCGTCGAGGCGGTGAAGATGATGGCCACAATTGCTGCCCGCATTGACAACCAACCCCAACTGCGGCAACCTCCCGGGGCGGAGTCTACGGCGGTGCGTTCTATTCCCAATGCCATTAGTCAAGCGGTGGGACAGGTGGCGGCGCAGCTGCATGCCAAAGCAATCATTACCCAAACTAAAACGGGCGCAACGGCCCGGAATGTCTCCAAGTTTCGTCCCCAAATTCCTATTTTGGCGGCAACACCCCATATCGAAGTGGCCCGACGCCTCCAGTTGGTCTGGGGCGTAGAACCGCTGCTGACATTGGACCATCCCTCGATGCGCGAATCCTTCCAGGCAGCGATTAATGCCGCCCAGGAGCGGGGCTTCCTTGAGGAGGGGGATCTCGTGGTCATGACGGCGGGCACACTGCAGGGGGTTTCTGGCTCCACGGATATGATCAAGGTGGAACTGGTCACGTCAGTGATGGGGCGGGGTTGTGGCATTGGCCATGGATCTGTTAGTGGCCCTGCGCGGGTGGTACGCCAAGGGATGCCGGTGCGCACGTTTAATAGTGGGGAAATCTTGGTGGCGGAGCGCACCAGTGCTGAGTTGGTGGAAGTGATTCGCAAGGCGGCAGGCATTATTACCGAGGAGGACAGCCTCACAAGCCATGCCGCTGTCTTGGGGTTGCGGCTGGGGATTCCGGTGATTGTGGGCGTCAAAAATGCCACTCGGCTGATTCGTGAGGGCACTATCCTGACGATGGATGTGGAACGCGGCTTGGTTTATTCCGGTGCCCGCAATGGCGGGGAGCGATCGCCCGAGTAG
- the psaK gene encoding photosystem I reaction center subunit PsaK: MVLATLPDTTWTPSVGLVVILCNLFAIAIGRYAIQSRGKGPGLPIALPALFEGFGLPELLATTSFGHLLAAGVVSGLQYSGAL, encoded by the coding sequence ATGGTGTTAGCCACGCTCCCCGATACCACTTGGACGCCCTCTGTGGGGCTGGTGGTGATCCTCTGCAACCTGTTTGCGATCGCTATTGGCCGCTATGCCATTCAATCGCGGGGAAAAGGCCCCGGCTTACCCATTGCCTTGCCTGCCCTCTTTGAAGGCTTTGGTCTGCCAGAATTGCTGGCCACCACCAGCTTTGGTCACCTTTTGGCGGCTGGTGTTGTCAGTGGCCTACAGTACTCCGGCGCCCTCTAG
- a CDS encoding CHASE2 domain-containing protein → MLACKAMLPPLSHFRRTFADLGLIVVASTLASTVVIGIRQMGWLQPLELGAYDRLMQLRPMPGPDPRLLVVAVTEADIQRYRSLSLPDQLYAQALQKLLKHQPRAIGLDIYRDFPVPPGHEALNRLWLSSDRLFAVTKLGNATHATIRPPAALSTDQVGFNDVTVDAGGIVRRSLLFLPDDQGNTLYSFSLRLALRYLADEGIEPRGSDADPHVMQLGKSIFTPLQPNDGGYVGADTAGYQVMLNYRGDQRAVTWVPLEDVLTERVAPELIRDRVVLIGNIAESGKDFFYTPFSSGLRDNQRMAGVFIHAQMVGQFIDAGLGDRAVIWFWPDSIENVWIVLWALIGGILAWRVRHPLALATAVAAALLLLLLTCYGLFLKLGWVPLVPPALTLLLSSGGVVTYTAQQAQQQRQMVMRLLGQSISPEIAATLWEQRDQLLKDGKLPGQRLIATLLFTDLKGFSTISETMEPEELFNWLNAYLEKVADVVQSYHGVINKFTGDGIMAVFGVPIKRTSREGIAIDARNAVDCALALGQLLEELNREWAAQGLPQVMMRAGIYTGPIVVGSLGSKNRLEYGVIGDSVNTASRLESVDKHRQPSPCRILVAEETLQYLGDRYEVEAWGPLELKGKERKIKVFRILGVRNGLALGPNQPTAIELEI, encoded by the coding sequence TTGCTTGCCTGCAAAGCGATGCTGCCCCCATTGTCCCACTTTCGCCGCACCTTTGCTGATCTGGGTCTGATTGTCGTGGCCAGTACCCTGGCCAGCACGGTTGTGATTGGGATTCGTCAAATGGGTTGGCTACAACCGCTGGAATTGGGTGCCTACGATCGCCTGATGCAATTGCGCCCTATGCCGGGCCCGGATCCACGACTATTGGTGGTAGCAGTCACCGAAGCCGATATTCAACGTTACCGCTCCCTATCGTTGCCGGATCAGCTCTATGCTCAAGCCCTACAAAAACTCCTCAAACATCAACCCCGTGCCATTGGCTTGGATATTTACCGCGATTTTCCCGTGCCGCCGGGGCATGAGGCGCTAAACCGCCTTTGGCTAAGTTCCGATCGCCTCTTTGCTGTCACAAAACTGGGGAATGCCACCCACGCGACCATTCGCCCGCCGGCTGCCCTCAGTACCGATCAGGTGGGATTTAATGATGTGACGGTTGATGCCGGTGGCATTGTCCGTCGCAGTTTGTTGTTTTTGCCCGACGACCAGGGGAATACGCTCTACTCCTTCTCATTGCGGCTGGCGCTGCGGTATCTAGCGGATGAGGGGATTGAGCCTCGCGGCAGTGATGCGGATCCCCATGTCATGCAGTTGGGGAAGAGCATTTTCACACCCCTGCAACCCAATGATGGCGGTTATGTAGGAGCGGACACGGCGGGCTATCAGGTGATGCTAAACTATCGCGGTGATCAGCGGGCGGTGACATGGGTGCCCCTTGAAGATGTGCTGACAGAACGAGTGGCACCAGAATTGATTCGCGATCGCGTGGTTCTCATTGGCAACATTGCCGAGAGTGGCAAAGATTTTTTCTATACGCCCTTTAGTTCCGGCCTGCGGGACAATCAGCGCATGGCGGGGGTATTTATCCATGCTCAAATGGTGGGGCAATTCATTGATGCGGGTTTGGGCGATCGCGCCGTCATTTGGTTTTGGCCCGACAGTATCGAGAATGTTTGGATTGTGCTTTGGGCATTGATTGGCGGGATCCTTGCTTGGCGAGTGCGCCATCCTCTAGCCTTAGCGACGGCAGTGGCAGCAGCTCTACTGCTGCTTTTGCTCACCTGTTATGGCCTATTTCTTAAGTTGGGCTGGGTTCCCCTTGTGCCGCCGGCATTAACACTCCTGCTTAGCAGTGGGGGAGTTGTTACCTACACCGCCCAACAAGCTCAACAACAACGGCAAATGGTGATGCGCCTCCTTGGCCAAAGTATCTCCCCCGAAATTGCTGCCACCCTATGGGAACAGCGAGATCAACTCCTTAAGGACGGCAAGTTACCCGGCCAACGTCTGATTGCCACGCTCCTTTTTACCGACTTAAAGGGTTTCAGTACCATTTCTGAAACAATGGAGCCGGAGGAGCTTTTTAACTGGCTGAATGCCTATCTGGAAAAAGTCGCAGATGTGGTGCAAAGCTACCACGGTGTGATTAATAAGTTCACCGGTGATGGCATTATGGCGGTGTTTGGCGTGCCCATTAAACGGACAAGCCGTGAAGGAATTGCCATTGATGCCCGCAATGCCGTGGATTGTGCCTTGGCCTTGGGACAACTACTCGAGGAGCTAAACCGCGAATGGGCTGCCCAAGGGCTACCGCAGGTGATGATGCGGGCGGGGATTTATACCGGTCCGATTGTTGTTGGCAGTCTCGGTAGTAAAAATCGCCTAGAGTACGGTGTTATTGGCGACAGTGTGAATACAGCCTCCCGCCTTGAAAGTGTGGATAAGCACCGCCAACCTAGTCCCTGTCGGATTTTAGTGGCCGAAGAAACCTTGCAGTACCTCGGCGATCGCTACGAAGTCGAAGCATGGGGACCTTTGGAACTCAAGGGAAAAGAGCGCAAAATCAAAGTCTTTCGCATTCTGGGTGTACGCAATGGGCTGGCCCTTGGTCCTAACCAACCCACGGCAATCGAACTGGAAATTTAG
- a CDS encoding DUF2256 domain-containing protein, whose translation MAKQRRKADFPSKICIVCGRPFQWRKKWAACWEEVKYCSDRCRRRRSQIQS comes from the coding sequence ATGGCCAAGCAACGTCGCAAAGCGGACTTTCCTAGCAAAATTTGTATCGTCTGTGGCCGTCCTTTCCAGTGGCGCAAAAAGTGGGCAGCTTGTTGGGAAGAAGTTAAATACTGCTCCGATCGCTGTCGGCGGCGGCGATCGCAAATTCAATCATAA